The Pseudanabaena galeata CCNP1313 genome includes a region encoding these proteins:
- the sufD gene encoding Fe-S cluster assembly protein SufD, with amino-acid sequence MAIQVSEQLEDQVEFKGALSTRSKLAVNSEQFVAQVVALSSDIASTDKETSDFVGKLRQLASDRLEALAFPTTKDEEWKYTDVSALGSLTFANQQAIASRSANLEALIANNIAPESLGNCLVFVNGKYRKDLSDASNVTEGLVIGTLATLGDRILPKLRSHLAQHPDANDYFASLNTACMEDVAIILAPKNLVVENPVQLIFISAPPVGASTLITQPRCLVIAESHSELTFVQTFVGENHQAYFTNAVTEVWLAEGAQVNHTKVQRQGNEAIHINTTAIAQAKNSVYKNQSISFGAKISRQNLIVQQMAAQTETSLTGLAFLDGEQLADTHSVISHNYPHGSSKQLHKCIADGRSHAVFNGKIQVAKLAQQTDSAQLSRNLLLSGKARVDTKPQLEIFADNVKCAHGATVSQLDADEIFYLQSRAIDAESAANLLTYAFATEAISQIPVVSIQRSLSNFVLEKTKA; translated from the coding sequence ATGGCTATTCAAGTTTCTGAACAATTGGAAGATCAAGTAGAATTTAAGGGTGCGTTAAGTACGCGCAGTAAATTGGCTGTAAATAGCGAACAATTTGTAGCTCAAGTTGTGGCGCTAAGTTCCGATATTGCTAGTACCGACAAGGAAACTAGTGATTTTGTGGGCAAACTGCGTCAATTGGCTAGCGATCGCCTAGAAGCCCTTGCTTTCCCCACCACTAAAGATGAAGAATGGAAATATACTGATGTTTCCGCTTTGGGGAGTTTGACTTTTGCCAATCAACAAGCGATCGCTTCCCGTAGTGCTAATCTTGAAGCCTTAATTGCCAATAACATTGCACCAGAATCCTTAGGAAATTGTCTGGTATTTGTAAATGGAAAGTATCGTAAGGATTTATCCGATGCTAGCAATGTAACTGAAGGCTTGGTTATTGGCACATTAGCCACTCTTGGCGATCGCATTTTGCCGAAGTTGCGATCGCACCTCGCGCAGCATCCCGATGCTAATGATTATTTTGCGAGTCTCAATACAGCTTGCATGGAAGATGTCGCCATTATTCTCGCCCCTAAAAATTTGGTGGTTGAGAATCCTGTACAGTTGATTTTTATCTCTGCTCCCCCAGTAGGCGCATCAACTTTAATTACCCAACCTCGTTGTTTGGTAATCGCGGAATCCCATAGCGAATTGACCTTTGTGCAAACCTTTGTGGGTGAGAATCATCAAGCCTATTTCACTAATGCGGTGACGGAAGTTTGGCTAGCGGAAGGCGCTCAGGTCAATCACACGAAGGTCCAAAGACAAGGTAATGAAGCGATTCATATCAATACCACCGCGATCGCTCAAGCTAAGAATAGCGTCTATAAAAATCAATCGATTAGCTTTGGCGCAAAAATTTCGCGTCAGAACTTGATTGTGCAACAGATGGCAGCACAGACAGAAACTTCGCTGACGGGGCTAGCTTTTCTTGATGGAGAACAGCTTGCCGATACTCATTCTGTAATCTCTCATAACTATCCGCACGGATCGAGCAAGCAACTGCATAAATGCATTGCCGATGGACGTTCCCATGCGGTTTTTAATGGCAAAATTCAAGTTGCGAAGCTGGCTCAACAAACAGATTCCGCACAGCTAAGTCGTAATCTGTTGCTATCGGGCAAGGCTCGAGTAGATACTAAACCGCAGTTAGAGATTTTTGCGGATAATGTCAAATGTGCTCACGGTGCAACGGTTAGCCAATTGGATGCGGACGAGATCTTCTACTTACAAAGTCGGGCGATCGATGCTGAAAGTGCGGCGAATTTGCTCACCTATGCCTTTGCAACAGAGGCAATTTCACAAATACCTGTTGTATCAATCCAGCGATCGCTTAGTAATTTTGTGTTGGAGAAAACGAAGGCTTAA
- the sufC gene encoding Fe-S cluster assembly ATPase SufC: MIVENSEVILSVKDLTAEVDGVQILKGLNLEIKAGEVHAIMGPNGSGKSTFSKVLAGHPAYTVTGGEIWYKGKNLLDLEPEIRSREGIFLAFQYPLEIPGVTNSDFLRLSYNNLRKHKGLEELDIIDFDDFIQEKLEIVEMNPSFLSRSVNEGFSGGEKKRNEILQMAILDPTLAILDETDSGLDIDALRIVAGGVNKLSTPHNSSLVITHYQRLLNYIIPDFIHVMENGKIILTGDKDLALELEEKGYDWLKEEEAVLA; this comes from the coding sequence ATGATTGTTGAAAATAGTGAAGTAATTTTATCGGTCAAAGATTTGACTGCGGAAGTGGATGGAGTCCAAATTCTTAAGGGACTAAATCTCGAAATAAAGGCTGGTGAAGTCCATGCAATTATGGGGCCCAACGGCTCTGGTAAAAGTACCTTCTCCAAGGTATTAGCGGGACATCCTGCCTATACCGTCACAGGTGGTGAAATTTGGTATAAGGGTAAAAATCTCTTAGATTTAGAACCTGAAATTAGATCTAGAGAAGGAATATTTTTGGCTTTTCAATATCCACTGGAAATTCCAGGGGTAACTAACTCTGATTTCTTGCGTTTGTCCTATAACAATTTGCGAAAGCACAAGGGCTTAGAAGAGTTAGATATTATTGATTTTGATGACTTTATTCAAGAAAAGTTGGAAATTGTAGAAATGAATCCTAGCTTTTTGAGCCGTAGTGTCAACGAAGGATTTTCGGGTGGCGAAAAGAAGCGCAATGAAATCTTGCAAATGGCAATTCTTGACCCTACTTTAGCGATTCTGGATGAGACTGATTCAGGGCTAGATATTGACGCTTTGCGGATTGTGGCGGGTGGTGTGAATAAGCTTTCCACACCTCATAACTCTTCACTAGTAATTACCCACTATCAGCGCTTGCTCAATTACATTATTCCTGACTTCATCCATGTTATGGAAAATGGCAAGATCATCTTGACTGGTGATAAAGACTTAGCGTTAGAGCTAGAAGAGAAGGGCTATGACTGGCTCAAAGAAGAAGAGGCGGTGTTGGCATAA
- a CDS encoding DUF29 family protein, with protein sequence MEELIELRSLIQRGDTQSALMLIDELEEMSKDDKINKIESYAVILLLHLIKQSAEKRSTSSWDVSIRNSIFSIQRTNKRRKAGGNYLSDRELQEILEEAYDRALDNARLEAFGGAYDAISLGKMVNQSEILKRAMQLLTTV encoded by the coding sequence ATGGAAGAACTCATAGAACTGCGATCGCTAATTCAGAGAGGAGATACGCAATCTGCTCTGATGCTGATTGATGAACTAGAAGAGATGAGCAAAGACGATAAGATTAATAAAATTGAAAGTTATGCCGTGATTCTCTTGCTACATCTAATCAAGCAATCTGCCGAAAAGCGTTCTACAAGTTCTTGGGATGTATCAATTCGTAATTCTATATTCTCAATTCAACGCACAAACAAACGCCGTAAGGCTGGCGGAAATTATTTAAGCGATCGAGAACTTCAAGAAATTCTCGAAGAGGCTTATGATCGCGCCTTAGACAATGCTCGACTAGAGGCTTTTGGTGGTGCGTATGATGCGATCTCCCTTGGTAAAATGGTAAATCAGTCGGAAATATTGAAACGTGCGATGCAATTATTAACTACAGTTTAA
- the sufB gene encoding Fe-S cluster assembly protein SufB, producing MTATVQALVNQPYKYGFVTSIESDTIPRGLSEDVVRMISAKKNEPEYMLEFRLKAYRQWLKMQEPTWAHVDYPAIDYQDIVYYSAPKQSKKKASLDEVDPELLDTFEKLGISLNEQKRLANVAVDAIFDSVSVATTFKKDLAKVGVIFCSISEAMHEYPELIKKYLGSVVPIADNYFSALNAAVFSDGSFVYIPKGVKCPMDLSTYFRINNGDSGQFERTLIVAEEGAYVSYLEGCTAPMFDTNQLHAAVVEIVTLDDAEVKYSTVQNWYAGDKNGKGGIYNFVTKRGLCQGKNSKISWTQVETGSAITWKYPSCVLVGENSVGEFYSVALTNNKQQADTGSKMVHIGKNTRSKIVSKGISAGGSQNSYRGLVKISPKAEGSRNYSQCDSMLIGDCSQANTFPYIQVQNNTARVEHEASTSKIGEEQLFYFQQRGIAVEDAVSMIISGFCKEVFNALPMEFAVEADKLLALKLENSVG from the coding sequence ATGACTGCAACGGTTCAAGCACTTGTCAACCAACCATACAAATACGGATTTGTTACATCCATTGAGTCGGATACAATTCCTCGCGGTTTGAGCGAAGATGTCGTCCGCATGATTTCGGCTAAGAAAAATGAGCCAGAATATATGCTGGAATTTCGTCTCAAAGCGTATCGCCAATGGTTAAAGATGCAAGAGCCGACTTGGGCGCATGTCGATTATCCTGCGATTGATTATCAAGATATCGTTTACTATTCCGCCCCTAAGCAGTCTAAGAAAAAGGCTAGCCTCGATGAGGTCGATCCCGAATTGCTCGATACCTTTGAAAAGTTAGGTATTTCCCTGAATGAACAAAAACGTCTCGCCAATGTTGCCGTGGACGCAATTTTTGACAGCGTTTCTGTCGCCACTACATTTAAAAAGGATTTAGCTAAAGTTGGCGTGATTTTCTGCTCGATCTCGGAAGCGATGCATGAATATCCCGAACTAATCAAAAAATATTTGGGTAGCGTTGTCCCGATCGCTGACAACTATTTCTCCGCACTCAATGCTGCCGTATTTAGCGACGGTTCCTTTGTTTACATCCCCAAAGGCGTGAAATGCCCCATGGACTTGTCCACCTATTTCCGCATTAACAATGGTGACTCTGGTCAGTTTGAGCGCACCCTGATCGTTGCCGAAGAAGGAGCTTATGTTAGCTATCTTGAAGGCTGCACAGCACCAATGTTTGATACTAATCAACTCCATGCTGCCGTTGTCGAAATTGTCACCCTCGATGACGCGGAAGTAAAATATTCAACTGTGCAGAACTGGTACGCTGGCGATAAGAATGGCAAAGGCGGTATCTATAACTTTGTAACTAAGCGCGGTTTATGCCAAGGCAAAAACTCCAAAATCTCTTGGACTCAAGTAGAAACTGGTTCAGCAATCACTTGGAAATATCCTAGCTGTGTCTTAGTCGGTGAAAATTCCGTTGGTGAGTTTTACTCGGTTGCTTTAACTAATAACAAGCAACAAGCTGATACTGGCTCCAAGATGGTGCATATCGGCAAAAATACTCGCAGTAAAATCGTTTCTAAAGGTATTTCCGCAGGTGGTTCACAAAATAGCTATCGCGGCTTAGTGAAGATTTCACCAAAAGCTGAAGGTTCAAGAAACTATTCTCAATGTGACTCAATGCTGATTGGTGACTGTTCTCAAGCAAATACTTTTCCCTATATCCAAGTCCAAAATAATACGGCAAGGGTTGAGCATGAAGCATCCACTTCTAAAATTGGTGAAGAACAACTCTTCTATTTCCAACAACGCGGTATTGCTGTGGAAGATGCGGTTTCGATGATCATTAGCGGCTTCTGTAAGGAAGTGTTTAATGCTTTGCCGATGGAATTTGCAGTTGAAGCAGATAAGCTCTTGGCTTTGAAGTTAGAGAATAGCGTGGGATAG
- the sufR gene encoding iron-sulfur cluster biosynthesis transcriptional regulator SufR, producing MITPDLKPEIKGEVKHESKHDTKQDILQHLLKRGEVTAQDLAERLDISPQAIRKHLKDLETEGLIYHTAEQVGMGRPQFVYALTVAGRDRFPDSYNQFAVNFLDTLIDTLGKDQVSEVLQKQWQRKAQHYKSLLGIGSLRQRLEKLAEIRRSEGYVTEWFPVEGKNQSFIFTEYNCAIAHVAESFPSVCGHELEMFATVLDCPVERTHWMVDGEHRCGYLIQNN from the coding sequence ATGATCACGCCAGACTTAAAGCCAGAAATAAAAGGCGAGGTGAAGCATGAATCGAAACATGACACTAAGCAAGATATTTTGCAGCATCTGCTCAAGCGTGGAGAAGTAACAGCCCAAGATTTAGCAGAAAGACTGGATATTAGTCCCCAAGCAATCCGTAAGCATTTAAAAGATCTCGAAACTGAGGGGTTGATCTATCACACTGCTGAGCAGGTGGGTATGGGTAGACCGCAGTTTGTGTATGCTTTGACGGTAGCAGGACGCGATCGCTTTCCTGATAGTTACAATCAATTTGCTGTAAATTTCTTAGATACGCTAATCGATACTTTAGGTAAAGATCAAGTATCTGAGGTACTGCAAAAGCAATGGCAACGCAAAGCTCAACATTATAAATCTTTACTGGGAATCGGTTCGCTTAGGCAACGGTTAGAAAAATTAGCCGAAATTCGCCGTTCTGAAGGTTATGTGACTGAGTGGTTTCCTGTAGAAGGGAAAAATCAAAGTTTTATTTTTACGGAATATAACTGCGCGATCGCCCATGTTGCTGAATCTTTCCCTAGTGTATGTGGTCATGAACTAGAAATGTTCGCGACAGTCCTAGATTGTCCAGTAGAGCGTACTCATTGGATGGTTGATGGCGAACATCGTTGTGGGTATTTAATTCAGAATAATTGA
- a CDS encoding AAA family ATPase produces the protein MLKSLRLENFKSFKNAELSLGDLTVLVGTNASGKSNIRDAFRFLHGISRGYSIAEIIGEKYGEGGVLQWRGIRGGTKEITYCGADSFAIAIAFSIHDGDTEYDLGYYIKIKLDNAAPFPYISLEKLTCTQKKHPLFDANSMSILLANSTSIRFYDNWESRHVDDLNKINIARSDLVSNYIPALFQLATGVKPQSISNDEDFNIPTTKKFCELALNAISDMRFLELSPDLMRFPTFAGQNTLGDRGENLSSVMLDICRDETHKAILLDWLQSLTPMDAKDFDFPEDFTGKVLLRIEEASGQKTTAYSASDGTLRFLGLLAALLGNQRSRFYFFEEPENGIHPNRLSLLLQLMQQEVSNGSMQIVITTHSPLLLNFLSPESLEYASLMYRIGDRTESRITKIMDIPNARELVANEGLSSLLDSGWLEDAMYFLEDEEVQDA, from the coding sequence ATGCTAAAGAGTTTGCGTTTAGAAAATTTTAAAAGTTTTAAAAATGCCGAGCTTTCGCTTGGAGATTTGACAGTTTTAGTTGGGACAAATGCTTCAGGCAAAAGCAATATTCGTGATGCTTTTCGTTTTTTGCATGGTATTTCGCGAGGTTACAGCATTGCTGAAATCATTGGTGAGAAATATGGTGAAGGTGGGGTGCTGCAATGGCGGGGTATTCGTGGTGGAACAAAGGAAATAACTTATTGTGGGGCTGATTCTTTTGCGATCGCTATTGCTTTTTCCATCCATGATGGCGATACAGAATATGACTTGGGCTATTACATAAAAATAAAATTAGACAATGCTGCTCCGTTCCCATATATCTCTTTGGAAAAGCTTACTTGCACACAAAAAAAGCATCCACTTTTTGATGCAAATTCTATGAGTATATTATTAGCCAACTCGACCTCTATTCGTTTTTATGACAATTGGGAAAGCCGTCATGTTGATGATTTGAATAAAATTAATATAGCTAGATCTGACTTAGTGTCGAATTATATTCCTGCACTTTTTCAGCTTGCGACAGGAGTTAAGCCGCAAAGTATATCTAATGATGAGGATTTTAATATACCAACCACGAAAAAGTTTTGTGAACTTGCCTTAAATGCCATAAGTGACATGAGGTTTTTGGAGCTTAGTCCAGATTTGATGAGGTTCCCAACTTTTGCGGGACAAAATACTTTAGGCGATCGCGGTGAAAATTTGTCATCGGTCATGTTGGATATTTGTCGTGACGAAACCCATAAGGCGATTTTATTGGATTGGTTGCAATCTTTAACTCCAATGGATGCAAAAGATTTTGACTTTCCAGAAGACTTTACTGGCAAAGTTCTACTAAGAATTGAAGAGGCAAGCGGACAAAAAACAACTGCTTATAGCGCATCCGATGGAACTTTACGATTTTTGGGACTATTGGCGGCGCTTTTGGGGAATCAGCGATCGCGCTTTTACTTTTTTGAAGAACCTGAAAACGGCATTCATCCCAATCGGTTAAGCTTGCTGTTACAGCTTATGCAGCAAGAAGTCTCGAACGGCTCGATGCAAATTGTGATTACAACTCACTCACCGCTTTTGTTGAATTTCTTAAGCCCTGAAAGCCTCGAATATGCTTCTTTAATGTATCGAATTGGCGATCGCACCGAGTCACGCATAACCAAAATTATGGACATTCCCAACGCTAGAGAACTTGTCGCTAATGAAGGCTTATCGAGTTTACTAGATTCGGGATGGCTAGAAGATGCCATGTACTTTCTCGAAGATGAAGAGGTGCAGGACGCATGA
- a CDS encoding DUF29 domain-containing protein, whose product MLANPKINLQTDWKMMAINSHFQTAEAAQILLQQGQTEEAKVALNALVEAMSRSERQALKSQLTRLMMHIIKWQTQPNKRSRSWIVSILDARDAIEESQEEMPSLNREFIESLWEQALIKANRKAEAEMNCKSSISSLTWKEVFEDDYLLD is encoded by the coding sequence ATGCTCGCAAATCCTAAAATAAATCTTCAAACAGACTGGAAGATGATGGCTATTAACTCCCATTTTCAAACCGCAGAAGCTGCTCAAATTTTGCTCCAGCAGGGACAAACAGAGGAAGCAAAAGTCGCCCTGAATGCTCTAGTTGAGGCAATGTCAAGATCAGAACGTCAAGCTCTTAAAAGTCAATTAACTCGCTTAATGATGCATATCATTAAGTGGCAAACCCAACCAAATAAGCGTAGTCGGAGTTGGATTGTTTCTATTCTTGATGCTCGTGATGCGATCGAGGAAAGTCAAGAAGAGATGCCTAGTCTCAATCGTGAGTTTATCGAATCGCTTTGGGAGCAGGCTTTGATCAAAGCAAATCGCAAAGCCGAAGCTGAGATGAATTGCAAATCGAGTATTTCTTCGCTAACGTGGAAAGAAGTTTTTGAAGATGATTATTTATTAGACTAG
- a CDS encoding NifU family protein translates to MSLTLTRDNVENVLDELRPYLMSDGGNVELVEIEGPIVRLRLQGACGSCPSSAMTLRMGIERKLKEEIPEIDEIEQVY, encoded by the coding sequence ATGAGTCTGACCTTAACAAGAGATAATGTCGAAAATGTTTTAGATGAGTTGCGTCCTTATCTAATGTCTGATGGTGGCAATGTAGAACTTGTCGAAATCGAAGGACCAATTGTGAGATTGCGTTTGCAAGGTGCTTGTGGCTCTTGTCCTAGCTCCGCTATGACTTTGAGAATGGGTATTGAGCGCAAGTTGAAAGAAGAGATTCCTGAAATTGATGAAATTGAGCAAGTTTATTAG